From Strix uralensis isolate ZFMK-TIS-50842 chromosome 1, bStrUra1, whole genome shotgun sequence, a single genomic window includes:
- the MEP1B gene encoding meprin A subunit beta, whose protein sequence is MGWFSVSVLLTWFLLQVVWSRPSPETTEIDVDGGIDQDIFDINEALGLDLFEGDIKLDRMQKRSSIIGDNYRWPHVIPYVLDDSLEMNAKGLILKAFEQYRLKTCIDFKPWEGEENYISVFKGSGCWSSVGNQQEGLQQLSIGANCDRIGTIQHEFLHALGFWHEQSRSDRDDYVSIVWDNIQPGKDHNFLKYNDTTSDSLNVPYDYTSVMHYSQNAFRNGTEPTIVTNIPDFMDVIGQRMDFSDCDLQKLNRLYNCSSSLSFMDTCSFELENICGMIQSSDDNSDWQRLSQVPAGPNTDHTNMGECEDSGFFMHFNTSVGVEGSTAILESRILYPKRGFQCLQFYFYNSGHESDRLYVWVREYTSAHPNGTLRLIEEIKGSPVTYWQLHHVSLNVTSKFRVVFQGMRGRGLSNGGLSIDDINLSETQCPHHVWHIRNFTHLLNTSPAGTAGTIYSPPFYSSKGYAFQVSLQVNGTTDNPFNLGMYLYLISGANDDHLQWPCAWQQGTMILLDQHPDIRQRMSNQRSITTDPLQLSDSSSSYLWDRPDKVGSIASFSNGTTFMRGPGSGTSAFLTHQRLRSRNFIKEDSVYILLTMEDISHLLSTQPSTTTKPATATKPTTSSTTTTPITTASVTQTEKPEIEVPDFCPDNPCENDGICVIVDRAPVCRCPAGDNWWYMGEKCERKGSTEENTIIAVSSTIAVFVVMLIVTITTAVCLKKKYSRGKENRETLTLEENKTSF, encoded by the exons ATGGGCTGGTTTTCTGTGTCTGTGCTCCTAACTTGGTTTCTTCTTCAGGTGGTCTGGAGTCGg ccttctCCAGAGACAACTG aaatagatgTAGATGGAGGAATTGATCAAGACATCTTTGACATCAATGaag CTTTAGGACTAGACCTTTTTGAGGGAGACATCAAACTTGACAG gatgcaGAAACGAAGCTCCATCATTGGTGACAACTATCGGTGGCCCCATGTTATCCCCTACGTCCTTGATGATAGCCTGG AAATGAATGCTAAGGGACTCATCCTCAAGGCATTTGAACAATATCGACTGAAAACCTGTATTGACTTCAAACcttgggaaggggaggagaattACATATCTGTGTTCAAAGGAAGTGG CTGCTGGTCCTCAGTGGGAAATCAGCAAGAGGGATTGCAGCAGCTCTCCATTGGAGCCAATTGTGACAGGATCGGGACGATCCAGCATGAGTTCCTGCACGCCCTGGGATTCTGGCATGAGCAGTCACGGTCTGACCGGGACGACTACGTGTCCATTGTCTGGGACAATATTCAGCCTG GTAAAGATCATAATTTCCTGAAATATAATGATACAACATCAGACTCCCTGAATGTTCCCTATGACTATACTTCTGTGATGCACTATAGCCAAAATGCATTCAGGAACGGAACTGAACCCACCATCGTCACCAACATACCAGACTTCATGGATGTGATAGGACAGCGAATGGATTTCAGTGATTGTGATCTCCAGAAACTGAACCGGCTGTACAATTGCT cCTCCTCCCTAAGTTTCATGGACACATGTAGTTTTGAACTTGAAAATATATGTGGCATGATTCAAAGTTCAGATGATAACAGTGATTGGCAGCGTTTGTCTCAGGTTCCTGCTGGGCCAAATACTGATCATACTAATATGGGAGAATGCGAAG ATTCTGGCTTCTTCATGCATTTCAACACCAGCGTTGGAGTAGAGGGAAGCACAGCTATCCTGGAGAGCCGAATTCTGTATCCCAAAAGGGGCTTTCAGTGCTTACAGTTTTATTTCTATAACAGCGGTCACGAAAGTGACCGGCTGTATGTCTGGGTCAGGGAGTATACTTCAGCCCATCCGAACGGTACTTTAAGACTCATTGAAGAGATAAAAG GTTCACCTGTGACTTACTGGCAGCTCCATCATGTTTCTTTGAATGTCACAAGTAAATTCCGGGTTGTGTTTCAAGGAATGAGAGGAAGGGGCTTATCAAACGGTGGCCTCTCTATTGATGACATCAACTTGTCAGAAACTCAGTGTCCCCACCACGTCTGGCATATCAGAAATTTCACACATCTCCTCAATACAAgtccagcagggacagcaggaacAATATACAGTCCACCTTTTTACTCTAGTAAAGGATATGCATTTCAGGTCAGCTTGCAAGTAAATGGTACCACCGATAACCCATTTAATTTAGGAATGTACTTGTATTTGATTTCTGGAGCAAATGATGATCATTTGCAATGGCCCTGTGCATGGCAACAAGGTACCATGATTCTGCTTGACCAGCATCCTGATATTCGTCAACGGATGTCAAACCAAAGAAGTATAACAACCGACCCTTTGCAATTATCAG attcctCATCATCTTATTTATGGGATAGGCCAGATAAAGTGGGATCCATAGCATCTTTTTCCAATGGAACTACATTCATGAGAGGTCCAGGAAGTGGAACGAGTGCATTTCTAACTCATCAGAGACTTAGAAGCCGCAACTTTATTAAAGAAGACAGTGTTTATATTCTTTTAACAATGGAAG ATATATCACATCTACTATCAACTCAGCCAAGTACCACCACCAAGCCCGCCACTGCCACCAAGCCTACCACTAGTTCTACCACCACCACACCCATCACAACAGCCTCAGTCACCCAGACTGAAAAGCCAGAGATAGAGGTTCCAGATTTCTGTCCAGACAACCCTTGTGAAAATGATGGTATCTGCGTTATTGTAGATAGAGCACCGGTGTGCAG ATGTCCAGCAGGTGACAACTGGTGGTACATGGGAGAAAAGTGTGAAAGGAAAGGTTCAACTGAAGAAAATACTATAATAGCTGTTTCTTCAACCATAGCTGTATTTGTTGTTATGCTTATTGTCACTATCACAACCGCAGTGTgccttaaaaagaaatacagccgTGGAAAGGAAAATAGGGAGACCCTGACTCTAGAAGAA aaTAAAACATCCTTCTGA